The genome window ATGGTTCTCTGCGTCATGGTAGCGCCCCCAGTCCATGGTTAAATTCGGATTCAGCCGATTTGCAATGCGCTATTTCCTCCGATATTCGGACAATTACTCATGATTAAACATGGCCAGATGAAAAACAAGGGCGAAAAAAGCAAGTATTTTTGAGGAATGGCTGAGACTATCCTGCTCCCCGCCGAAAACAGGATGTCCCCCGGGCTAGGGCGCATCTTCGATTTCTGCTATCTTTTTTTATCTATACGATTTCAATGAAAATCCACTTTTATCGTTTTTTCGCAGGAGGAAAAACATGTCAACCTGTCAGAATAAAGTAAAATGCACTTGCACCTATGGCGGCTGCGACAAGCACGGCAAATGCTGCGAATGCCTGCAATACCATCTGCGCATGAAAGAACTACCCGCCTGCTGCTTCCCGCCGCAAGTGGAAAGAACCTACGACCGTTCCTTCCGCAAGTTTATTGATACGTATAAATGACGTTAGGACTCAGTTCCCTCGTCCTTCGGGAGAGGGGAAGGGTGAGGGGCAGCGATTTACAATACGTCAATTTTTGAATGATGATCTAATAAGTATATAAAAAGAAAGGGACTCTTGTTCTATGACAATGCGGAACTATTCGAATTCGGAAACATTGGTTGCAAACATTCCCTATTTTCTAATGCTGATTATTGGCGCTTTAACCATCGCAATTTCTTTTCAATTCGTTGCGGGAGCCATTGTCGGCGCAATCGTTTATTTCGTGTACGGCGTCATTGGAATGTTCTGGATTATGATCTTCGTATGCCCGTATTGCGCTTATTACAACACTAGGGGATGTCCTTGCGGGTATGGAATCATTGCATCGAAGATCGTCAAGAAAGGCGACCATAACTGCTTTGCCGTGAAGTTCAAGCGGCATATCCCTGTTATTGTTCCACTATGGTTTATTCCGGTTATTTGCGGCGGCGTTTCTCTGTGGAACTCATATTCATGGCCGTTGATTGTTATTGTTATGGTTTTTATCGTTGAATCGTTCGTTATTTTGCCTTTAGTATCGAAAAGACACGGATGCATCGAATGTCCGCAGAAGGATGCTTGTCCTTGGATGGGTTGAATTAATGTTTGATGATTTCACGTTAGATTTGCAAGTAAAGACTCGAATCATCGAGAGAGAATTTGGTTGAAAATTCAATATTACCATGCGCCGATTTTGGAAAGATGACGACTGGGAGGAACCATCCCCTGCGGAAGAGGCGGAAGCGTCTTCGGATTCCGCCTCATTTCTCGCATGGCCTGGCTGGCTGAAGGCGATTTATATCGAGTTCCTCTTATTATCGCTGCTGATGGCGATACTGCTTTCGATTCGCGCCGATGGGGCGGGCCGTCCTTGCCTGCAATTTTGCGAGCCGTTCATCCAATGGATCGTCGCGGCGAAAAAGTGGATGGTCATCGATTCCGCCGCCCGCGCATCCTGGCTGGGTTGGGGATTGGCCGGATTGGCGTTCTTCGGCGCCGCGATAGGTTTAGCGCGGAAAAAAGAAGAGGCGGTGCGGCCGTTCTTTCTTTTCACGGCGGGATGTTTGGCGATTCTGGCTCAGACTTCCTATTTTCTGGGCAACGCATTTCGCGGCGGTCTCTTTTATGCTCTATCTCTCATGATTCTGATCGTATGGCGATTCCTCCCTCCAATACTGGGGCCGGACGTGGATTTTTATCCTGACCGCGAGGACGAATCCGACGAACCGCCCGCTCCACAGCGATTGTATCATTTCATATTGGAATTTCTCGGCCTGGCCGTCCTCACGCTGCTGACGATCGTTTTCCGTTTTTACTCACTCAACCAACTTCCCACGATTTTTGACGGCGAAATGGCGGCCAGCATGGCCGTGGCCACCGATCTGCCCAGCGCCTTCAAACTGAACTACGAACCTATGAGTCCCTTCGGCTGGGCGCCACTCGGCCTTGTCTATTTTTTGCTCATTAACGCATCCACGCAAATCTGCGGCATGACGCTGTTGGCGGTGCGCATAGTATCGGCGGTTGTGGGAGTGTTGCTTGTCCAGCTGCTTTACGGCCTATTGCGACGCATGGGAGGAAGAACCGCCGCTTTCATCGGCGCGGCTTTGTTCGCCTTCAGCTCGATTGAAATCGTCTGGGGCAGACATGATTTTTTCCCTCTTTCCTATCCTTCGCTCATCGCCGCCGCCCTTTGCTGGACGACGTATTTAGCGCTCGTCAAAGAAAAATTCCGCAATTTCTTTTTAACTGCCTTATGGATGGGATTGACGTATCATCTCTTTCCCTCCGGCCAGACGGCTTTCTTGATTCCCATCGGCGTAATGCTTTGGAGTCTTCTGACCGTTCGCGGTTTCGCCCGCCGTTGTTGGGGGAAATGCTCCCTTATCGCGATAGGCGGCGCATTATGGTTCGCTGGGCTTTCCATCAGCGCTTATCTGGCTGACGGCGTTTGGAAATGGATCAATCCCCTCTCCAACGCCGCCGTCTCCAAAGGCACTTTGCGGGGACATGCGCTTTGGACGGCGCAAGAGCCGGGATGGGGGCTTTGGGGGCGAATTTCTTATATCGCGGGCGGCGTTTGGGACAATTTCACCGGCGTTATTAAAAGCCTCTTCACCGCTATGGAATGGCCTCAGTATCGTTATACTCCCATTTACGGCATCCCCGATCATCCCATGACCTATATTCCCGCCGTGGCCGCCGTATTGTTATTCGTCGGCTTGATCGTCTGCTTGCTCGCGCCGCGCCGCCGCAATTGCGCTTTTTTGTTGATATGGATGATCGCCGCCTTACTGCCGGGTATTCTATCTTCGCAAGCGGAAGCCCGCCGAATCGCCTTCTTTTTTCCGGCTGTTTACGCCGCCGCCGCTTTGGCCGCCGCAAAAGGATTCGAAGCGCTTGAATTTTTGTTAGGACGCTGGACGGGGCGATTGGCTCGTTTGTTTCTGATTCCTTCATTTTTAGTCGGGCTTGCCATTCTTCATGGCGGAATTTATTTCGACCAGGATAAAAGATTTCCCCCAGCGACTCAAACGGCGGCAGCCATCAGCCATTACGTCAAGCCGGGTTCTTTCGTCGTATTGGATTTCGCCATCGACAATCCCTATCGCTTAATCAATGAAATTACCTTCACGATGCTTGATGAATTGAGCCGTCCCGATCGCCCCGCGATATGGCATGTCGCCGAACCGCATGAGTGGCCGCTATTAGCGGTCTATCCTAAACCCGATTTCGAAAAATGGTATTATCATTATTCGAAAATGAAAAAAATCGCGCCCGAATTGCGCGCGAATCCATCCTGGAACCGATTGACCTATATCGTTCACGATATCCCCGCCAATGAGAAAAAAATCGCCATTCTTCAAGGCATCTATCCCGACGCCTTTTGGATGCATCATCTAATTTACCCTCTTTACGATTTCTATTCCGTTGAAACGCGGCTGGATTCCCAATCTGCTGAAGATCGCCTGCGGCCTATCGCCGTAGTGGAAGGCGATTGCTCCTTTTTGCCGGAAGACAGAAAGGACTGGTGGCGCGGCGTCGATTGCATCGTGGAGGAAAAAGCGTCCGAAACTCCGATCAAGGGCGCAGCGTTGAATTTCAGCGCCGGATTATGGATCAGAGAACAACGCTGGCTAGCTTTTCGCATTCTCGGCGGCGGAGAAGGCGCCGCATTTAACCTGAACGGCCAGCCTGCGCCGCTCGATGAATTCCTCCCTCTAACCGATGGAATCAATCGTCTGGAAATTCGATTGCCGCATCCCGCCAATCTGCCTATCGTGCTTCAATCCCGCGGCGCAGGCAGCCAGAATTACGAGGATATCGCCGCATCCAACCTTGTTTCGCCGCAATTATCCGATGTGGGACCGCTAAAGCCGCTGCTCTTTTCTTATTATGAAGGCTATGGAGCGCCTCAAACCGCCGCCGCCGGAGACGCCGCTTTTGCGGCGGATTTCGCCGTTTCTCCCGCCGGCTGTCTCGCTATGCTCCATCGGGGCGCGGATTCCTGGAAGGTCAGAGTGACGGAGGCGGATGGCGCCGTCGCCGCCGAATGGGAGCATCCTCTCGTTAACCATCATCATGAACCGCGATATGGCGTATGTTTTATCGGCAATGACGAAATCGCCGTTTTGGACTCCCCCAAAGTTTTCCTCTATGACGTTCGAGGAAATTTAGAAAAAGAGTTCGATCTCCCCATCGATCCTCTCGGCGGCGTGGATATCGCCGCCAATCTCGATGGCGAACTATTCGCTGCCTCCGTCGATCAACATTGCGTTTTTTATTTCCGCAAGGAGTGGTCCGAATTCAAACGGTTGGCGCCGCAAGCGAAAGCCGGAGATCGAGAATGGAATCCTCGCTGGTTATCTTTTGCGGCGCGTCAATTGGCCGTTCTCGACGATAGGGAACACATTCAGCTATTCGAAAATATTGTTGATGATCCGCTGGAATATCGT of Candidatus Omnitrophota bacterium contains these proteins:
- a CDS encoding DUF6485 family protein, which produces MSTCQNKVKCTCTYGGCDKHGKCCECLQYHLRMKELPACCFPPQVERTYDRSFRKFIDTYK
- a CDS encoding glycosyltransferase family 39 protein, whose amino-acid sequence is MRRFWKDDDWEEPSPAEEAEASSDSASFLAWPGWLKAIYIEFLLLSLLMAILLSIRADGAGRPCLQFCEPFIQWIVAAKKWMVIDSAARASWLGWGLAGLAFFGAAIGLARKKEEAVRPFFLFTAGCLAILAQTSYFLGNAFRGGLFYALSLMILIVWRFLPPILGPDVDFYPDREDESDEPPAPQRLYHFILEFLGLAVLTLLTIVFRFYSLNQLPTIFDGEMAASMAVATDLPSAFKLNYEPMSPFGWAPLGLVYFLLINASTQICGMTLLAVRIVSAVVGVLLVQLLYGLLRRMGGRTAAFIGAALFAFSSIEIVWGRHDFFPLSYPSLIAAALCWTTYLALVKEKFRNFFLTALWMGLTYHLFPSGQTAFLIPIGVMLWSLLTVRGFARRCWGKCSLIAIGGALWFAGLSISAYLADGVWKWINPLSNAAVSKGTLRGHALWTAQEPGWGLWGRISYIAGGVWDNFTGVIKSLFTAMEWPQYRYTPIYGIPDHPMTYIPAVAAVLLFVGLIVCLLAPRRRNCAFLLIWMIAALLPGILSSQAEARRIAFFFPAVYAAAALAAAKGFEALEFLLGRWTGRLARLFLIPSFLVGLAILHGGIYFDQDKRFPPATQTAAAISHYVKPGSFVVLDFAIDNPYRLINEITFTMLDELSRPDRPAIWHVAEPHEWPLLAVYPKPDFEKWYYHYSKMKKIAPELRANPSWNRLTYIVHDIPANEKKIAILQGIYPDAFWMHHLIYPLYDFYSVETRLDSQSAEDRLRPIAVVEGDCSFLPEDRKDWWRGVDCIVEEKASETPIKGAALNFSAGLWIREQRWLAFRILGGGEGAAFNLNGQPAPLDEFLPLTDGINRLEIRLPHPANLPIVLQSRGAGSQNYEDIAASNLVSPQLSDVGPLKPLLFSYYEGYGAPQTAAAGDAAFAADFAVSPAGCLAMLHRGADSWKVRVTEADGAVAAEWEHPLVNHHHEPRYGVCFIGNDEIAVLDSPKVFLYDVRGNLEKEFDLPIDPLGGVDIAANLDGELFAASVDQHCVFYFRKEWSEFKRLAPQAKAGDREWNPRWLSFAARQLAVLDDREHIQLFENIVDDPLEYRWKKEIPLQFNLGSDMENALSVILFQMSGRGWFYLRFLREKEFRVLDEKGVRRFASAPEGDLSILLQDRCRQIIGFDSGDRLYVWDERACVILRLEPIGNDLEDQEKM